TTTCCATGAGGCTGAGCGGGTTGTCCTTGGCCGCCTGCAGGGCGATGTGCGCGGCCACGAACAGATTGTCGTTGAACTCGCTGACCTCACGATTGGTCGCGCGCAGCAGCGCCAGCAGGTAGCGCAGCCAGCTCACCGCAAAATCGGGCGTCTCTTTGAGAAGTGCAAACATCTTATGGTTACCTCCGCAGGTCGAAGAGCGATCGCACCCGCGCGCGGACCGCGATCGCAGTGGTTGTTTTACGAGAATGGTGTTCTCAGAACCTCGTGTCCCGTCCCTTTTGCGGCGCCGCTTCGAGGCTTCCGTTCACCTCAAAACGGCTCGCACCGGCCTCTGTTGGGGGGTCGGTTCGTGCACCGCACAATTCGTAAGATTACTCCAAAACCGGTGCGCGTCTACCACACATTGAAGGTTGTTTGAGGAGCGTCAAGTGCGCTGTCCGGGCGGGGGGTGTACCGCTTTTCAGGCACTTCTGAGAAGCTCTGAATAGTCAGTTGATTGGAAGATTTTCCTGAGAAATGGAATGAATGAAAATACCCGAGCGGAAACGTCATAAATGAGCCCGGTTTCAAGCTTCCTGGAGGAAGGTCCGAACGTGTGCAACCTGGGCATCGTCCATCAGCATCGGCGCGTGTCCCACGCCTGCGATTTCGATCACCTGCGGACGTGGTCCGCGCGCTGCCATCTCCCGCGCCGTCTCGCGACTCAGGACATCCGAAGTCTCGCCGCGCAGGACGCGCGTGGGGCAGCGGATTGCGTCATAGATCGGCCACAGTTCGTAGTCCTTGCCTTCGCCCATGGTCGCGCGGAAGGGCTCGGCGATGCCGGGATCGTAATGGAGGTCGAACTTGCCGTCGGTGGCCGGCCTGACCGAATGCTCGGCGAGGTGCCGCCACTGGGCGTCGGTGAGCGGACCGAAAGGGGCGGCGACGAGGCGGACGTAGGCTTCCGCCTGGTCCACCGAGTCGAAGCGCGGGCCCTTGCCGACGTATTCACTGATGCGGGCGATGGACTCCGCGGTCACCACCGGGCCGACGTCCACCAGCAGCAGACGGCGGATCGGCGTGCGTGCCTGGGCGGCCAGCGCCATGCCGATCA
This is a stretch of genomic DNA from Betaproteobacteria bacterium. It encodes these proteins:
- a CDS encoding alpha/beta hydrolase; this translates as MTATLRQRKVQCLSPAGLHDVAYVEWGDPRNPKVVVCVHGLTRSGRDFDFLAAALAADYRVVCPDVVGRGRSDWLANKSLYGVPQYAADMVTLLARLDVDGVDWVGTSMGGLIGMALAAQARTPIRRLLLVDVGPVVTAESIARISEYVGKGPRFDSVDQAEAYVRLVAAPFGPLTDAQWRHLAEHSVRPATDGKFDLHYDPGIAEPFRATMGEGKDYELWPIYDAIRCPTRVLRGETSDVLSRETAREMAARGPRPQVIEIAGVGHAPMLMDDAQVAHVRTFLQEA